In one Cytobacillus sp. IB215665 genomic region, the following are encoded:
- a CDS encoding Rdx family protein produces MQUNYAPRAASFAEKLFSHFYSKISSLELIPSSGGAFEVSVNGEKIYSKLETGEHPDPNEIINMIEQKE; encoded by the coding sequence ATGCAGTGAAACTATGCACCTAGAGCTGCGAGTTTCGCAGAGAAGTTGTTTTCTCATTTTTATTCTAAAATATCAAGTCTTGAGCTTATTCCAAGTTCAGGTGGTGCTTTCGAAGTTTCAGTTAATGGTGAGAAGATTTATTCAAAGCTTGAAACTGGTGAACATCCGGATCCCAATGAAATTATAAATATGATTGAGCAAAAAGAATAA